Proteins encoded within one genomic window of Citrobacter amalonaticus Y19:
- the nikB gene encoding nickel ABC transporter permease subunit NikB, with amino-acid sequence MLRYVLRRILLLIPMIFAASVIIFLMLRLGTGDPALDYLRLSNLPPTPEMVASTRVMLGLDQPLVVQYGTWLWKALHLDFGISFATQRPVLDDMLNFLPATLELAGAALVLILLTSVPLGIWAARHRDRLPDFVVRLIAFLGVSMPNFWLAFLLVMFFSVYLQWLPAMGYGGWQHLILPAVSIAFMSLAINARLLRASMLEVSGQRHVTWARLRGLNDKQTERRHILRNASLPVVTAVGMHIGELIGGTMIIENIFAWPGVGRYAVSAIFNRDYPVIQCFTLMMVVVFVVCNLIVDLLNAALDPRIRRHEGAHS; translated from the coding sequence ATGTTGCGTTATGTCCTGCGGCGCATCCTGCTGCTGATTCCGATGATTTTTGCCGCCTCGGTGATCATCTTCCTGATGTTACGCCTGGGCACCGGCGACCCGGCGCTCGACTATCTGCGCCTGTCGAATCTGCCGCCCACACCGGAAATGGTGGCCTCAACCCGTGTAATGCTGGGGCTTGATCAGCCGCTGGTCGTGCAGTACGGCACCTGGCTGTGGAAAGCGCTGCATCTGGACTTTGGCATCTCGTTCGCCACCCAGCGACCGGTGCTGGATGACATGCTGAACTTCCTGCCCGCGACGCTGGAACTGGCGGGCGCGGCGCTGGTGCTGATCCTGCTGACCTCCGTACCGCTCGGCATCTGGGCCGCGCGTCACCGTGATCGTCTGCCGGACTTCGTCGTGCGGCTGATAGCCTTTCTCGGCGTGTCGATGCCTAACTTCTGGCTCGCCTTCCTGCTGGTGATGTTCTTTTCGGTTTACCTGCAATGGCTACCCGCGATGGGCTACGGCGGCTGGCAGCACCTCATTTTACCGGCGGTGTCGATAGCCTTCATGTCTCTGGCGATTAACGCGCGACTGTTGCGCGCCAGCATGCTGGAAGTCTCCGGGCAGCGCCACGTCACCTGGGCGCGCCTGCGCGGGCTGAACGATAAACAAACCGAGCGCCGCCACATTCTGCGTAACGCTTCGCTGCCGGTGGTGACCGCGGTCGGAATGCACATCGGCGAACTGATTGGCGGGACGATGATTATCGAGAATATCTTTGCCTGGCCGGGTGTGGGTCGCTATGCCGTCTCGGCCATCTTTAACCGCGACTACCCGGTGATTCAGTGCTTTACCCTGATGATGGTGGTGGTTTTCGTGGTCTGTAACCTGATTGTTGATCTGCTGAACGCCGCGCTGGACCCGCGTATTCGTCGTCATGAAGGAGCGCACTCGTGA
- the nikC gene encoding nickel ABC transporter permease subunit NikC, with product MNFFFSSRWSVRLAMVVIALLAVIALTSQWWLPYDPQAIDLPSRLLAPDSQHWLGTDHLGRDIFSRLLAATRVSLGSVMACLLLVLALGLIVGGSAGLLGGRVDQATMRVADMFMTFPTSILSFFMVGVLGTGLTNVIIAIALSHWAWYARMVRSLVISLRQREFVLASRLSGAGHIRVFIDHLAGAVIPSLLVLATLDIGHMMLHVAGMSFLGLGVTAPTAEWGVMINDARQYIWTQPLQMFWPGLALFITVMAFNMVGDALRDHLDPHLVTEHAH from the coding sequence GTGAACTTTTTCTTCTCTTCACGCTGGTCGGTTCGTCTGGCCATGGTCGTCATCGCCCTGCTGGCGGTGATTGCGCTAACCAGCCAGTGGTGGCTGCCGTACGATCCGCAGGCGATCGATTTACCGTCGCGTCTGCTGGCACCGGACAGCCAGCACTGGCTGGGAACCGATCATCTGGGACGCGATATTTTCTCTCGCCTGCTGGCTGCGACCCGCGTGTCGCTTGGTTCGGTGATGGCCTGTCTGCTGCTGGTGCTGGCGCTGGGGCTTATCGTTGGCGGCAGCGCCGGACTGTTGGGCGGACGTGTCGATCAGGCCACCATGCGCGTCGCCGACATGTTTATGACCTTCCCGACCTCCATCCTGTCGTTCTTTATGGTCGGCGTGTTAGGCACCGGACTCACCAACGTGATTATCGCCATCGCCCTGTCACACTGGGCGTGGTATGCGCGGATGGTGCGCAGCCTGGTCATCTCCCTGCGCCAGCGCGAATTTGTGCTCGCCTCACGACTTTCCGGCGCAGGTCACATCAGGGTGTTTATTGATCATCTGGCCGGGGCGGTGATCCCCTCGCTGCTGGTGCTGGCCACCCTGGATATTGGTCATATGATGCTACACGTTGCCGGGATGTCATTTCTCGGTCTTGGCGTAACGGCCCCCACGGCGGAATGGGGCGTGATGATTAACGACGCCCGTCAGTATATCTGGACCCAGCCGCTGCAAATGTTCTGGCCGGGGCTGGCGCTGTTTATCACCGTGATGGCCTTCAACATGGTGGGTGACGCCCTGCGCGATCACCTGGATCCTCATCTGGTCACGGAGCACGCCCACTGA
- the nikD gene encoding nickel import ATP-binding protein NikD, with translation MPQQIELQNIALQADRPLVHGVSLALKRGRVLALVGGSGSGKSLTCAAALGILPAGVRQTSGTLLADGKPVSPCSLRGVKIATIMQNPRSAFNPLHTMATHARETCQALGKPADDATLIRALEAVGLEHADRVLKLYPFEMSGGMLQRMMIAMAVLSDAPFIVADEPTTDLDVVAQARILDLLESIMHSRAPGMLLVTHDMGVVARLADDVAVMDNGNIVEQGDVETLFRAPGHAITRGLVSAHLALYGMELAS, from the coding sequence ATGCCACAGCAAATTGAACTGCAAAACATCGCATTACAGGCCGATCGCCCGCTGGTGCACGGCGTGTCGTTAGCGCTCAAACGCGGACGCGTGCTGGCGCTGGTGGGCGGCAGCGGCAGCGGCAAGTCGTTAACCTGCGCGGCGGCGCTCGGGATTTTACCCGCAGGCGTTCGCCAGACAAGCGGAACGCTTCTTGCTGACGGTAAACCGGTGTCGCCTTGCTCACTGCGTGGGGTCAAAATCGCCACCATTATGCAAAACCCGCGCAGCGCGTTTAATCCGCTGCATACGATGGCGACCCATGCGCGGGAAACCTGCCAGGCGTTGGGTAAACCGGCTGACGACGCCACGCTTATCCGCGCACTGGAAGCCGTTGGTCTGGAGCACGCCGATCGCGTACTGAAACTTTATCCGTTCGAGATGAGCGGCGGCATGCTGCAACGCATGATGATCGCGATGGCGGTCCTGTCCGATGCACCGTTTATTGTCGCCGATGAGCCAACTACCGATCTGGATGTGGTGGCGCAGGCGCGCATCCTCGATCTGCTGGAAAGCATTATGCACAGCCGGGCACCGGGCATGCTGTTGGTGACGCATGACATGGGCGTGGTCGCGAGACTGGCCGACGACGTGGCGGTGATGGATAACGGAAACATCGTCGAACAGGGCGATGTGGAAACATTGTTCAGGGCCCCTGGACACGCCATTACCCGCGGCCTGGTGTCGGCGCATCTCGCCCTGTACGGTATGGAGTTAGCCTCATGA
- the nikE gene encoding nickel import ATP-binding protein NikE, with the protein MTLLSVTDLSHHYAHTSLGGKHQHQQVLKAVSLNLKSGETVALLGRSGCGKSTLARLLVGLESPSQGSVNWRGEPLAKLNRSRQKAFRRDIQMVFQDSISAVNPRKTVCEILREPMRHLLSLSKTEQLARVREMLHAVDLDENLLDKRPPQLSGGQLQRVCLARALVVEPKLLILDEAVSNLDLVLQAGVIRLLKKLQQQFGTACLFITHDLRLVERFCHRVMVMEDGQIVETRTVGEALTFSSEAGRVLQKAVLPAFPVRRRAIS; encoded by the coding sequence ATGACTTTACTCAGCGTCACTGACCTCTCTCATCACTACGCCCACACCAGCCTGGGGGGAAAACATCAGCATCAGCAGGTGCTCAAAGCGGTCTCCTTAAACCTGAAAAGCGGCGAAACCGTTGCCCTGTTGGGGCGCAGCGGCTGTGGGAAAAGTACGCTGGCACGCCTGCTGGTCGGGCTGGAATCACCCAGCCAGGGGAGCGTGAACTGGCGCGGTGAACCGCTGGCAAAACTGAACCGGTCCAGACAAAAAGCGTTTCGCCGCGATATCCAGATGGTCTTTCAGGATTCCATCAGCGCGGTGAATCCGCGTAAAACCGTCTGTGAAATCCTGCGTGAGCCGATGCGTCATTTACTCTCGCTGTCCAAAACTGAACAGCTGGCGCGGGTTCGTGAGATGCTCCACGCGGTGGATCTGGATGAAAACCTGCTGGATAAACGTCCTCCCCAGCTCAGCGGCGGTCAGCTCCAGCGCGTCTGTCTGGCTCGCGCGCTGGTGGTGGAACCGAAGCTGTTGATCCTCGATGAAGCGGTGTCGAATCTTGATCTGGTGTTGCAGGCGGGCGTCATTCGTCTGCTCAAAAAACTGCAGCAGCAGTTTGGCACCGCCTGTCTGTTTATCACCCACGATCTGCGGCTGGTGGAGCGTTTTTGCCATCGCGTGATGGTGATGGAGGACGGGCAGATCGTTGAGACCAGGACCGTAGGAGAGGCATTAACCTTTTCCTCCGAGGCCGGTCGTGTGCTACAAAAGGCGGTACTCCCCGCATTCCCCGTGCGCCGTCGCGCCATTTCGTAA
- the nikR gene encoding nickel-responsive transcriptional regulator NikR, which translates to MQRVTITLDDDLLETLDSLSQRRGYNNRSEAIRDILRGALAQETTQEHGTQGFAVLSYVYEHEKRDLASRIVSTQHHHHDLSVATLHVHINHDDCLEIAVLKGDMGDVQHFADDVIAQRGVRHGHLQCLPKEE; encoded by the coding sequence ATGCAACGAGTCACCATCACGCTTGATGACGATTTACTGGAAACGCTGGACAGCCTGAGCCAGCGTCGTGGTTACAACAACCGCTCCGAAGCGATTCGTGACATTCTGCGCGGCGCGCTGGCGCAGGAAACCACCCAGGAGCACGGCACTCAGGGCTTTGCGGTGCTCTCCTATGTGTATGAACATGAGAAGCGTGACTTAGCCAGCCGCATTGTGTCGACCCAGCACCATCACCATGATTTGTCGGTTGCCACACTGCATGTCCATATCAATCATGACGACTGTCTGGAGATTGCCGTCCTGAAAGGCGATATGGGCGATGTTCAGCATTTTGCCGATGATGTCATCGCCCAGCGCGGCGTGCGCCACGGCCATTTGCAGTGTTTGCCGAAGGAAGAGTAA
- a CDS encoding ABC transporter permease → MRRLRNIYNLGIKELRSLLGDKAMLTLIVFAFTVSVYSSATVLPGSLHLAPIAIADMDQSQLSNRIVNSFYRPWFLPPEMITADEMDAGLDAGRYTFAVNIPPNFQRDVLAGRQPDIQVNVDATRMSQAFTGNSYIQNIISGEVNSFVARYRDNSEPLVSLETRMRFNPNLDPAWFGGVMAIINNITMLAIVLTGSALIREREHGTVEHLLVMPITPFEIMMAKVWSMGLVVLVVSGLSLMLMVKGALGVPIEGSIPLFMLGVALSLFATTSIGIFMGTLARSMPQLGLLMILVLLPLQMLSGGSTPRESMPQAVQDIMLTMPTTHFVSLAQAILYRGAGFSIVWPQFLTLLAIGGAFFLIALLRFRKTIGTMA, encoded by the coding sequence ATGCGCCGATTACGCAATATTTATAATTTAGGCATCAAGGAGTTGCGTAGCCTGCTGGGTGATAAGGCGATGCTGACGCTGATCGTGTTTGCTTTTACCGTCTCGGTGTACTCCTCCGCTACCGTGCTGCCGGGGTCGCTGCATCTCGCGCCAATTGCCATTGCCGATATGGACCAGTCGCAGCTCTCGAATCGTATCGTCAACAGCTTTTACCGCCCGTGGTTTTTACCGCCAGAGATGATCACGGCCGACGAGATGGACGCCGGGCTGGATGCAGGTCGCTATACCTTTGCGGTGAACATTCCGCCCAACTTTCAGCGGGACGTGCTGGCCGGGAGACAGCCGGATATTCAGGTGAACGTTGACGCCACGCGCATGAGTCAGGCGTTCACTGGCAACAGCTACATCCAGAATATCATCAGCGGCGAAGTAAACAGTTTTGTCGCACGTTATCGCGATAACAGCGAGCCGCTGGTTTCGCTGGAGACCCGAATGCGCTTCAACCCGAACCTCGATCCGGCGTGGTTCGGCGGGGTGATGGCGATCATCAATAACATCACCATGCTGGCGATTGTGCTGACCGGTTCGGCGCTGATCCGCGAACGTGAGCACGGCACGGTGGAACACCTGCTGGTGATGCCGATAACGCCGTTTGAGATCATGATGGCGAAGGTCTGGTCGATGGGACTGGTCGTACTGGTGGTCTCGGGACTGTCGCTAATGCTGATGGTAAAAGGGGCGCTCGGCGTGCCGATTGAAGGGTCCATCCCGCTGTTCATGCTGGGTGTGGCGCTGAGCCTGTTCGCCACCACCTCGATCGGCATTTTTATGGGCACGCTGGCGCGCTCTATGCCACAACTGGGTCTGCTGATGATTCTGGTGCTGCTGCCGCTGCAAATGCTTTCCGGCGGCTCCACGCCGCGCGAAAGCATGCCGCAGGCGGTGCAGGACATCATGCTGACTATGCCAACCACGCACTTCGTCAGTCTCGCTCAGGCGATACTCTATCGCGGCGCCGGGTTCAGCATCGTCTGGCCGCAGTTTCTGACGTTACTCGCCATCGGCGGGGCATTCTTCCTGATAGCGCTGCTGCGTTTTCGAAAGACAATTGGCACGATGGCGTAA
- the rbbA gene encoding ribosome-associated ATPase/putative transporter RbbA has product MTPLARVPVPPVAHLDGVSQHYGTTVALNNITLDIPARCMVGLIGPDGVGKSSLLSLISGARVIEQGNVMVLGGDMRDPKHRRDVCPRIAWMPQGLGKNLYHTLSVYENVDFFARLFGHDKAEREARITELLNSTGLAPFRDRPAGKLSGGMKQKLGLCCALIHDPELLILDEPTTGVDPLSRAQFWDLIDSIRQRQTNMSVLVATAYMEEAERFDWLVAMNAGEILATGSAQELRDKTASETLEQAFIGLLPETQRQAYQPVVIPPYHAEQEAIAIEAKDLTMRFGNFVAVDHVNFRIPRGEIFGFLGSNGCGKSTTMKMLTGLLPASEGEAWLFGQPVDPKDIDTRRRVGYMSQAFSLYSELTVRQNLELHARLFHIPEAEIPQRVQEMSERFMLAEVEDTLPESLPLGIRQRLSLAVAVIHRPEMLILDEPTSGVDPVARDMFWQLMVDLSRRDKVTIFISTHFMNEAERCDRMSLMHAGKVLASGTPQELVERRGAANLEEAFISWLQEAAGPAPEAPVPVETKHKEVTPPRQGFSLRRLFSYSRREALELRRDPVRSTLALLGTVILMLIMGYGISMDVENLRFAVLDRDQTVSSQAWSLNLAGSRYFIEQPPLTSYDDLDRRMRSGEVAVAIEIPPNFGRDIARGTPVEIGVWVDGAMPSRAETVKGYVQAMHQSWLQDVASRQPMPVAQGGLMTIETRYRYNPDVKSLPAIVPAVIPLLLMMIPSMLSALSVVREKELGSIINLYVTPTTRSEFLLGKQLPYIALGMLNFLLLCALSVFVFGVPHKGSFLTLSLAALLYVIIATGMGLLISTFMKSQIAAIFGTSIITLIPATQFSGMIDPVASLEGPGRWIGEIYPTSHFLTIARGTFSKALDLTDLWPLFVPLLIAIPVVMGLSVLLLKKQEG; this is encoded by the coding sequence ATGACCCCTCTGGCGCGGGTTCCCGTTCCTCCCGTGGCGCACCTTGACGGCGTGAGTCAGCATTACGGGACCACGGTGGCGCTGAATAACATCACGCTGGATATCCCCGCGCGCTGCATGGTGGGCTTGATTGGCCCCGACGGCGTGGGGAAATCAAGCCTGCTGTCGCTTATCTCCGGCGCGCGGGTGATTGAGCAAGGCAACGTCATGGTTTTGGGCGGCGATATGCGCGACCCGAAGCACCGCCGTGACGTCTGTCCGCGCATTGCCTGGATGCCGCAGGGGCTGGGGAAAAACCTTTACCACACGCTGTCGGTATATGAAAACGTCGATTTCTTTGCCCGTCTGTTTGGGCATGACAAAGCCGAGCGCGAAGCGCGGATTACGGAGTTGCTGAACAGCACGGGCCTGGCTCCGTTTCGCGATCGTCCGGCGGGGAAACTCTCGGGCGGCATGAAACAGAAGCTGGGGCTGTGCTGTGCGCTGATCCATGACCCGGAATTATTGATTCTGGATGAACCGACCACCGGCGTCGATCCCCTGTCTCGTGCCCAGTTCTGGGATCTGATCGACAGCATCCGTCAACGGCAGACCAACATGAGCGTGCTGGTGGCGACGGCGTATATGGAAGAGGCCGAGCGCTTCGACTGGCTGGTGGCGATGAACGCAGGCGAGATACTGGCGACCGGCAGCGCCCAGGAACTCCGCGATAAAACCGCCAGTGAGACGCTGGAGCAGGCGTTTATCGGCCTGTTGCCGGAAACGCAGCGCCAGGCGTATCAGCCGGTGGTGATTCCGCCGTATCACGCGGAACAGGAAGCGATCGCCATTGAGGCGAAAGACCTGACCATGCGTTTTGGCAATTTCGTCGCCGTCGATCACGTCAACTTTCGCATACCGCGTGGGGAGATCTTTGGCTTCCTCGGTTCTAACGGCTGCGGTAAATCGACCACCATGAAGATGCTGACCGGACTGTTGCCTGCCAGTGAAGGCGAGGCCTGGCTGTTTGGTCAACCGGTCGACCCGAAAGATATCGATACCCGCCGCCGGGTGGGCTACATGTCGCAGGCGTTTTCACTGTACAGCGAATTGACGGTTCGACAGAACCTGGAGCTCCACGCGCGACTGTTTCACATCCCGGAAGCGGAGATCCCCCAGCGCGTTCAGGAGATGAGCGAACGTTTTATGCTGGCGGAGGTTGAAGATACGTTGCCCGAGTCGCTCCCGCTCGGCATTCGCCAGCGACTGTCACTGGCGGTGGCGGTGATCCATCGCCCGGAAATGCTGATCCTCGACGAGCCGACTTCCGGCGTCGATCCGGTGGCCAGGGATATGTTCTGGCAACTGATGGTTGATCTGTCGCGTCGGGATAAAGTCACCATTTTTATCTCCACCCACTTTATGAACGAAGCCGAGCGTTGCGACCGCATGTCGCTGATGCACGCCGGTAAAGTGCTCGCCAGCGGTACGCCGCAGGAACTGGTGGAACGGCGCGGGGCCGCCAACCTGGAAGAGGCGTTTATCTCCTGGCTACAGGAGGCGGCGGGGCCCGCGCCAGAAGCCCCGGTGCCGGTGGAAACAAAACACAAAGAGGTGACGCCGCCGCGTCAGGGATTCAGCCTGCGGCGACTGTTCAGCTACAGCCGTCGCGAAGCGCTGGAGCTGCGTCGTGACCCGGTGCGTTCGACGCTGGCGCTACTGGGAACGGTTATTCTGATGCTGATCATGGGCTACGGCATCAGCATGGACGTCGAAAATCTGCGCTTTGCCGTACTCGATCGCGATCAAACCGTCAGCAGCCAGGCATGGTCATTGAATCTGGCGGGCTCACGTTACTTTATTGAACAGCCGCCGCTGACCAGCTATGACGATCTCGACCGGCGGATGCGTTCCGGCGAAGTGGCGGTAGCCATCGAAATCCCCCCCAACTTTGGCCGCGACATTGCGCGCGGGACGCCGGTGGAGATTGGCGTCTGGGTGGATGGCGCCATGCCCAGCCGCGCTGAGACGGTGAAGGGCTACGTGCAGGCGATGCACCAGAGTTGGCTACAGGACGTGGCGAGCCGCCAGCCGATGCCAGTGGCGCAGGGCGGACTCATGACCATTGAAACCCGCTATCGCTATAACCCGGATGTGAAGAGCCTGCCAGCGATTGTTCCGGCGGTGATCCCGCTGCTGCTGATGATGATTCCGTCGATGCTGAGCGCGTTGAGCGTGGTGCGGGAAAAAGAGCTGGGGTCGATCATAAACCTGTACGTGACGCCCACCACCCGCAGCGAGTTTTTGCTCGGTAAGCAGTTGCCGTATATCGCGCTGGGGATGCTCAACTTCCTGCTGCTGTGCGCCCTGTCGGTGTTTGTTTTTGGCGTGCCGCACAAAGGCAGTTTCCTCACGCTCAGTCTGGCGGCGCTGCTGTATGTCATCATCGCTACCGGGATGGGGTTGCTGATCTCCACGTTTATGAAGAGTCAGATTGCGGCGATTTTTGGCACGTCCATCATCACTCTGATCCCGGCGACGCAGTTCTCCGGGATGATCGATCCGGTGGCATCACTGGAAGGGCCGGGGCGGTGGATCGGTGAGATCTACCCCACTAGCCATTTCCTGACGATCGCCCGGGGGACGTTCTCGAAAGCATTAGATCTCACCGATCTCTGGCCGCTGTTTGTGCCGTTGCTGATAGCCATTCCGGTGGTGATGGGGCTGAGCGTGCTGTTGCTGAAAAAACAGGAGGGGTGA
- a CDS encoding HlyD family secretion protein produces MDNIKRHLTWWVLGVLVVVAAGVWWVLRPAGVPDGFAASNGRIEATEVDIATKIAGRIDTILVKEGQFVRQGEVLAKMDTRVLQEQRLEAIAQIKEAESAVAAARALLEQRQSETRAAQSVVKQREAELDSVSKRHVRSRSLSQRGAVSAQQLDDDRAAAESARAALESAKAQVSATKAAIEAARTSIIQAQTRVDAAQATERRIVADIEDSELKAPRDGRVQYRVAEPGEVLAAGGRVLNMVDLSDVYMTFFLPTEQAGLLKIGGEARLVLDAAPDLRIPATISFVASVAQFTPKTVETSDERLKLMFRVKARIPPELLQQHLEYVKTGLPGMAWVRLNEQLPWPDSLAVRLPQ; encoded by the coding sequence ATGGACAACATTAAGCGTCATCTGACGTGGTGGGTTTTGGGTGTACTGGTGGTGGTCGCTGCCGGCGTGTGGTGGGTATTACGACCCGCAGGTGTACCGGACGGTTTTGCGGCCAGCAACGGCAGAATCGAGGCGACGGAAGTCGATATCGCGACCAAAATCGCCGGACGTATTGATACCATTCTGGTGAAAGAGGGGCAGTTTGTTCGCCAAGGCGAGGTGCTGGCGAAGATGGATACCCGCGTGTTGCAGGAGCAACGGCTGGAAGCCATCGCGCAAATCAAAGAAGCTGAAAGCGCCGTGGCGGCTGCGCGGGCGCTGCTCGAACAGCGCCAGAGCGAAACCCGCGCCGCCCAGTCGGTGGTGAAACAGCGCGAGGCCGAGCTGGATTCCGTTTCCAAACGTCACGTCCGTTCCCGCTCGCTCTCCCAGCGTGGCGCGGTATCGGCGCAACAACTGGATGACGATCGCGCCGCCGCCGAAAGCGCGCGCGCGGCGCTGGAATCGGCAAAGGCGCAGGTCAGTGCGACGAAAGCGGCAATTGAAGCCGCGCGCACCAGCATTATTCAGGCTCAAACCCGCGTCGACGCGGCACAGGCGACCGAGCGACGGATTGTCGCGGACATCGAAGACAGCGAGCTTAAAGCCCCGCGTGATGGCCGGGTTCAGTATCGTGTGGCGGAACCCGGTGAAGTGCTGGCCGCGGGCGGTCGGGTGCTGAATATGGTCGATCTCAGCGATGTCTACATGACGTTCTTCCTGCCCACCGAACAGGCGGGCCTGCTGAAGATTGGCGGTGAAGCGCGTCTGGTGCTTGATGCCGCGCCGGATCTGCGCATTCCTGCCACCATCAGTTTCGTCGCCAGCGTCGCGCAGTTCACGCCGAAAACCGTCGAAACCAGCGATGAGCGTCTGAAGCTGATGTTTCGCGTCAAGGCGCGCATCCCACCGGAGTTACTCCAGCAGCATCTGGAATACGTCAAAACCGGATTGCCGGGCATGGCGTGGGTACGGCTGAACGAACAGCTTCCCTGGCCTGATTCGCTGGCGGTGAGGTTGCCGCAATGA
- a CDS encoding NAD(P)/FAD-dependent oxidoreductase → MERFDAIIIGAGAAGMFCAAQAGQAGSRVLLIDNGKKPGRKILMSGGGRCNFTNLYVEPAAYLSQNPHFCKSALARYTQWDFIDLVGKHGIAWHEKTLGQLFCDDSAQQIVDMLAAECEKGNVTLRLRSEVLSVAQDEDGFMLELNGATVGAKKLVIASGGLSMPGLGATPFGYKIAEQFGLNVLPTRAGLVPFTLHKPLLEQLQVLSGVSVPSVITAQDGTVFRENLLFTHRGLSGPAVLQISSFWQPGEFVSINLLPDVSLNDVFDEQRRAHPNQSLKNTLAMLLPKRLVECLQQLGQIPDVSLKQLNVRDQQTLIDTLTDWRVQPNGTEGYRTAEVTLGGVDTHELSSRTMEARKVPGLYFIGEVMDVTGWLGGYNFQWAWSSAWACAQDLAGA, encoded by the coding sequence GTGGAAAGGTTTGATGCCATTATTATAGGCGCTGGCGCGGCAGGTATGTTCTGTGCAGCACAGGCAGGACAGGCCGGCAGTCGGGTGCTGCTCATTGATAATGGTAAGAAGCCTGGCCGCAAGATCCTCATGTCCGGTGGGGGCCGCTGCAACTTTACGAACCTTTATGTTGAGCCGGCAGCTTATTTGAGTCAGAACCCCCATTTTTGCAAGTCTGCGCTGGCGCGTTATACCCAGTGGGATTTTATCGATCTCGTCGGTAAGCACGGTATTGCCTGGCATGAAAAAACGCTCGGGCAGCTTTTTTGCGATGATTCCGCACAGCAAATCGTCGATATGCTGGCGGCGGAATGCGAAAAAGGTAATGTAACCCTGCGCTTACGCAGTGAAGTCCTGAGCGTTGCGCAGGATGAAGACGGTTTTATGCTGGAGCTGAACGGGGCCACCGTCGGCGCGAAAAAGCTGGTGATTGCTTCCGGCGGGCTGTCGATGCCGGGTCTGGGCGCGACGCCGTTTGGCTATAAAATTGCCGAGCAGTTTGGCCTGAACGTTCTGCCCACCCGCGCCGGGCTGGTGCCGTTTACCCTACATAAACCGTTGCTGGAGCAGCTTCAGGTGCTCTCTGGCGTTTCCGTCCCGTCGGTTATCACCGCGCAGGACGGCACGGTCTTTCGCGAAAATCTGCTGTTTACCCATCGCGGCCTTTCAGGCCCGGCGGTTTTACAGATTTCCAGCTTCTGGCAGCCCGGTGAATTTGTCAGCATTAATTTATTGCCGGATGTCAGTCTGAATGACGTCTTTGACGAACAACGTCGCGCTCATCCGAATCAAAGCCTGAAGAACACGCTGGCGATGCTGCTGCCGAAGCGTCTGGTGGAGTGCCTGCAACAGCTTGGTCAGATCCCTGACGTCTCGCTCAAACAACTCAACGTTCGTGACCAGCAGACGCTGATTGACACGTTGACCGACTGGCGGGTACAGCCGAATGGCACTGAAGGGTATCGCACGGCGGAAGTGACGCTCGGCGGGGTAGACACCCACGAACTGTCGTCACGTACCATGGAAGCGCGCAAGGTACCGGGTCTCTACTTTATCGGCGAAGTGATGGATGTCACCGGCTGGCTGGGCGGCTACAACTTCCAGTGGGCATGGTCCAGCGCCTGGGCATGTGCGCAGGATTTGGCTGGGGCGTGA